The segment TGAGAAGAGAATAATTTCATAgggaaaaagttttttttgctatataaACACGATACGGGTTAAATCAAACCATTGTAATGGCTAAGACTCCGACGCCCCGTCCAAAAAGCGGTAAAGGACTTGGAAAAAGTGCTAAAGTTAGTGCAATGCGGCATAgggtaaatatttaaagtaaatacTAAGTTGATTGGATTGCCTATTCACTTTTTAACtgaagaataatttattttatttttagaaattgctGCGTGAGAACATCAAAGCGATCACACGACCTGCTATTCGAAGAATGGCACGTCGAGGTGGCGTTAAACGAATATCGGGcgaaatatatgaaattgcAAGAACTTGTATAAAAGATTTCGTCACGGATGTTCTCAAAGACTGTGTTTCCTATGTAGAatatgaacgaaaaaaaacGGTGGGTGTTATGGAGATGTTGTTGGCCCTCAAAAGACAAGGACGAACTATATATGGGTTCGATCATGAAATCAGAGGACGACACACCCATGcacattttcattattaataagaatatcCGTCcccaaaaatttttggattatTTCTTGTATAAAATTGTGACATTGAGAGTTTATCTATAgagatataaataattcataaattatcTGGTCGATACTTGattctcattatttttttctaccGTTATCGATTTTCTCTCCAATTTAAACacttgttaaatataaattctattCTCTGCAAATAACTATCCGTCACctcttattataaaaaaaaaaattaaaatgtatcataaaaatgaatttaaaaaaaaattatgaaaagatgagatgtatttaaataaatacttctCAAACctaaaaatcataaatctatattttaaaatatttattttttaaagatgttTAAATCTAGATCAAAATAAATtcgaattattaaaatttatcatata is part of the Rhizophagus irregularis chromosome 2, complete sequence genome and harbors:
- a CDS encoding Histone H4; its protein translation is MAKTPTPRPKSGKGLGKSAKVSAMRHRKLLRENIKAITRPAIRRMARRGGVKRISGEIYEIARTCIKDFVTDVLKDCVSYVEYERKKTVGVMEMLLALKRQGRTIYGFDHEIRGRHTHAHFHY